A stretch of the Mycobacteroides immunogenum genome encodes the following:
- a CDS encoding DUF2252 domain-containing protein has translation MDTPTTEDLRRFSRDKQLAFGRGLRDRMPRRSLAELSDAPRRDSIAVLAAQNKTRIPSLVPVRRERMSESPFAFYRGAAAVMAADLDGTATTGVLIQICGDAHLSNFGLFASRERALLFDVNDFDETAVGPWEWDVKRLVTSMAILGHEFGMPDDAVRQTAVKTAAAYRARINELAQMSALERYYLKTTALEVLDLVSRLSKSASKLATETVSKASRNTSHRALRKLTTTTVDGHYRIVEQQDIAVRVPEMGLSEAAAMVDEYFGSVPEDVVALLACHQFQDAVVRVVGVGSVGTRCYLALLTDADGSPLFLQMKEASASVIETYFPQELRLEHGRRVVSGQRIMQASGDPFLGYVTSTRRGSFYVRQFRDMKGSVDITSLTNPDDLALYGALCAVALARAHAQSGVPGVIAGYLGAGTDPNAADAAFADFAEAYARLNREDHERLLAATDQQWLPGS, from the coding sequence ATGGATACGCCGACGACCGAGGACCTGCGACGGTTTTCGCGAGACAAACAGCTGGCGTTCGGCCGTGGACTACGTGATCGCATGCCGCGGCGGAGCCTCGCCGAACTCTCCGACGCGCCGCGGCGAGACTCGATCGCGGTGCTGGCGGCGCAGAACAAAACCAGGATTCCGTCGCTCGTCCCGGTGCGCCGGGAGCGCATGTCGGAGTCGCCGTTCGCGTTTTATCGCGGTGCGGCCGCGGTCATGGCGGCCGACCTCGACGGTACGGCGACGACCGGAGTCCTGATACAGATCTGCGGCGACGCGCACCTGTCCAATTTCGGACTCTTTGCCTCCCGCGAACGCGCATTGCTGTTCGACGTCAACGATTTTGATGAAACCGCGGTGGGTCCGTGGGAGTGGGATGTCAAACGTCTCGTCACCAGCATGGCCATCCTCGGTCACGAGTTCGGGATGCCCGACGATGCCGTGCGCCAGACGGCCGTCAAGACAGCGGCTGCCTACCGTGCCCGGATCAATGAGTTGGCACAGATGTCGGCGCTGGAGCGGTACTACCTCAAGACGACCGCACTCGAGGTGCTGGATCTGGTTTCCCGGCTATCCAAGAGTGCGTCCAAGTTGGCCACCGAGACGGTGTCCAAGGCCTCCCGCAACACCTCGCATCGGGCACTACGCAAGCTCACCACGACCACCGTCGACGGTCATTACCGCATTGTGGAGCAGCAGGACATCGCGGTCCGTGTCCCGGAGATGGGTTTGTCCGAGGCTGCCGCGATGGTCGACGAGTACTTCGGTTCCGTGCCCGAGGATGTGGTCGCCCTGCTGGCCTGCCACCAATTCCAGGACGCCGTGGTGCGCGTGGTCGGTGTCGGAAGCGTGGGCACCCGCTGTTATCTCGCGTTGCTGACCGACGCTGACGGTTCGCCGCTGTTCCTGCAGATGAAGGAGGCGTCGGCGTCGGTGATCGAGACGTACTTTCCTCAGGAACTGCGCCTGGAGCACGGCCGGCGCGTGGTGTCGGGCCAACGCATCATGCAGGCCAGCGGTGACCCCTTCCTCGGTTACGTGACGTCCACTCGGCGCGGCAGTTTCTACGTCCGGCAGTTCCGGGACATGAAGGGCTCAGTGGACATCACCAGCCTGACAAATCCCGACGACCTGGCGCTCTATGGCGCACTGTGCGCCGTCGCGCTGGCCCGTGCCCATGCTCAATCGGGTGTGCCGGGGGTGATCGCTGGTTACCTGGGTGCCGGCACCGATCCCAACGCCGCCGATGCCGCGTTCGCCGATTTCGCCGAGGCGTATGCGCGGCTCAATCGCGAGGACCACGAGCGGTTGCTCGCGGCCACCGATCAGCAGTGGTTGCCGGGATCTTGA
- a CDS encoding MFS transporter produces the protein MVTVIGAGLTLFAVPVQIYALTQSSAYVGLTGVFGLVPLVVFGLWGGALADRMDRRTLLIITASGLAISSVLLWLQAALSVNNVWMVLSLLSVQQGFFAVNSPTRAAAIPRMLPLDQLPAANALNMTVQQFGFIAGPLLAGVLLKWVDLSTLYLIDAIACAAPIWATVRLHKMPPIGLSEEVRAKASGFQDVLDGFRYLAGHKIVLMSFVVDLIAMIFGMPRILFPQIAHEGFGDPADGGTVIALLSAAISVGAVIGGVFSGWFHRIDRQGLAVVVSIVVWGLAMVGFGLTAHAPLLWLTLFFLVIGGIADMVSAAFRTTILQSVATDDVRGRLQGVFTVVVAGGPRVADFAHGTAAAAVGTTAAAAGGGALVVVGVIVAALLVPVFVRFRTSTEAQLDPQ, from the coding sequence GTGGTCACGGTCATCGGAGCAGGGCTGACGCTGTTCGCGGTCCCGGTGCAGATCTACGCCCTCACCCAGAGCTCGGCGTACGTGGGACTGACGGGTGTTTTCGGGCTGGTACCGCTGGTGGTGTTCGGCCTGTGGGGCGGCGCCCTGGCGGACCGGATGGACCGGCGGACGCTGCTGATCATCACCGCGAGCGGACTGGCGATTTCCTCGGTGCTGCTGTGGTTGCAGGCCGCCTTGTCGGTCAACAACGTGTGGATGGTGCTGAGCCTGCTCTCGGTGCAGCAGGGTTTTTTCGCGGTCAACTCGCCGACACGTGCCGCGGCCATTCCACGGATGCTGCCGCTCGATCAGCTGCCGGCGGCGAATGCGCTCAATATGACGGTGCAGCAGTTCGGCTTCATCGCCGGTCCGCTGCTGGCGGGTGTGCTGCTCAAATGGGTGGATCTGTCCACGCTGTACCTGATTGACGCGATCGCGTGTGCGGCGCCGATCTGGGCGACCGTGCGGCTGCACAAGATGCCGCCGATCGGACTGTCAGAGGAGGTGCGCGCCAAGGCCTCCGGCTTCCAAGACGTGTTGGACGGCTTTCGGTATCTGGCCGGGCACAAGATAGTGCTGATGTCCTTTGTGGTGGATCTCATCGCCATGATCTTCGGGATGCCCCGCATCCTGTTTCCGCAGATCGCACACGAGGGATTCGGTGATCCCGCCGACGGTGGCACCGTGATCGCGCTGTTGTCGGCCGCGATATCGGTGGGTGCGGTGATCGGCGGGGTGTTCTCCGGCTGGTTCCACCGAATAGATCGTCAGGGGCTGGCGGTGGTGGTCAGCATTGTGGTGTGGGGGCTGGCGATGGTGGGGTTCGGTCTCACCGCACACGCGCCACTGCTGTGGCTGACACTGTTCTTCCTGGTGATCGGTGGCATCGCCGACATGGTGTCGGCGGCCTTCCGGACCACGATCCTGCAGTCGGTCGCGACCGACGATGTGCGGGGCCGCCTGCAGGGGGTGTTCACGGTGGTGGTGGCCGGGGGACCGCGGGTGGCGGACTTCGCGCACGGCACGGCCGCCGCCGCGGTGGGGACGACCGCGGCCGCTGCCGGCGGTGGCGCCCTCGTGGTGGTCGGGGTGATCGTGGCGGCGCTGCTGGTGCCGGTGTTCGTGCGGTTCCGGACTTCTACTGAAGCCCAACTCGACCCGCAATAG
- a CDS encoding GlxA family transcriptional regulator — protein sequence MTRSVVILGFPGVQALDLVGPYEVFAHASDYVTGQDGYEVSLVSADGVPIATGSGLGLVTRPLPDPRAGCDTLLLPGGRGVPAVQRDAALMDWIRLAARSARRVVSVCNGAFLAAEAGLLDGCRATTHWAMAELLANEFPSVTVDPDPIFLRSSAKVWTAAGVTAGIDLSLALVEDDYGGEVAQMVARMLVLYLRRPGGQSQFAAPVWMPRAKRMPIRDVQEAIEAAPGGSHRVPELARLAAMSPRHFTRLFTAEVGEAPSAYVERIRSEAARRQLEETDDTMVVIADRCGFGSAESLRRNFVRRMGVSPDQYRKTFQRTERASL from the coding sequence GTGACGCGCTCGGTGGTGATCCTGGGATTTCCGGGAGTACAAGCCCTGGATCTGGTGGGGCCGTATGAGGTGTTCGCGCATGCGTCCGACTATGTGACCGGGCAAGACGGCTACGAGGTATCCCTGGTGTCGGCCGACGGCGTCCCGATCGCTACCGGCTCGGGGCTCGGGCTGGTTACCCGCCCATTGCCCGATCCGCGTGCGGGATGTGACACGTTGCTGCTGCCCGGCGGTCGTGGCGTGCCCGCGGTGCAACGCGATGCCGCCCTGATGGACTGGATTCGACTCGCCGCGCGTTCCGCTCGGCGAGTGGTGAGTGTGTGCAACGGCGCGTTTCTGGCCGCCGAGGCGGGCCTACTGGACGGGTGCCGGGCCACCACGCATTGGGCCATGGCGGAGCTGCTCGCTAACGAATTCCCCAGCGTCACCGTGGATCCCGATCCGATATTTCTGCGAAGCTCGGCCAAGGTGTGGACCGCGGCGGGCGTGACCGCGGGTATCGACCTGTCCCTGGCATTGGTCGAGGACGACTATGGCGGGGAAGTCGCTCAGATGGTGGCGCGCATGCTGGTGCTGTATCTGCGCAGGCCCGGCGGGCAGTCTCAATTCGCGGCGCCGGTATGGATGCCGCGTGCCAAGAGGATGCCGATTCGGGATGTGCAGGAGGCCATCGAGGCGGCGCCCGGCGGCTCACACCGGGTGCCGGAGTTGGCCCGGCTGGCGGCGATGAGCCCGCGGCATTTCACCCGGCTGTTCACCGCGGAGGTGGGCGAGGCGCCGTCGGCTTACGTGGAGCGCATCCGGTCCGAGGCCGCGCGCCGACAGCTCGAGGAGACCGACGACACCATGGTGGTGATCGCCGATCGCTGCGGATTCGGTTCCGCAGAGTCCTTGCGCCGCAACTTTGTTCGTCGTATGGGCGTATCGCCCGACCAGTACCGCAAAACCTTCCAGCGAACCGAAAGGGCCTCCCTATGA